In Mycobacteriales bacterium, the genomic window ACCTCAGTGGGTGGATCTTCGATCGGGTCGCCCTGGCCAGTCGCGGAGCCAGCGACTGCTACGTGGCGGTCCGACTGCTGCCCGAGCAGGGCGGAGTCGAACTGTTCAACGATCTCCCCCAGGAATGTCTCGGTGAGGAGATCGGTACGAAGCTCCGGCGGGTGACCTTTCTGGGCGCTCTCGAACCTCGGAAGGGCGTACTGGATCTCCTGGCGGCCTGGACGGAGTCGGGTCTGGGCCGGGCTGGCTGGGAGCTGGCGATGGCGGGGGCCGGACCGCTCGCTGACGACGTGGCGCGGGCCGCGGCGTCCGATTCGTCGATAGTGCCGCTCGGCCTGATCGGGCGGCCGGAGATGCACGAACTCATGATCTCCACCTCGATCGTGGTCCTGCCGTCCCGGCGGGACGGGCGCTGGCGCGAGCAGATCGGGCTCTCCATCGTCGAGGGCCTGGCGCATGGCTGCCACATCGTCGCCACCCCGGATACCGGCCTGCGCGAGTGGCTCGAGCTACATGGGCACGGGGTTCTGCCGGACGAGTTCACCGTGGCCGATCTGTCGACCGCTCTGTGCGACGCCGCGCGGAATCAGCTGAACCCGGTCAAGGTCCGCGCTTCCCTTCCACCGCTCGACGGGCGGGTCCAGGCGGAGGACTGGCTGTGCCGGGCGGTATCCGAATGACCGGACGGCTCAACCGCTAGCTCGGGCCCCTCGACGCCGAGTGCGTCCCATCGTCTCCCCATGCCAACCACACAGACGCTGCAACCGCACCGGACACCTCCGGCCCCACTCCTGAAGGAGCATGATGTTCGTTCGTCGTATCGCTGTCATCGGCACCGGGTACGTGGGTCTGACCACGGGTGCCTGCCTCGCCTCGCTGGGCCACCGGGTGGTGTGTGCCGACATCGACGCGGAGAAGATCGCCCGACTCCGCGACGGTGACGTCACCATCCTGGAACCGGGGCTGAGTGAGCTGGTCGC contains:
- a CDS encoding glycosyltransferase family 4 protein, which translates into the protein MQVLRVLPEARSAHFERSRPSPERITIYVSGYGDLDRSSVWPSAHRVSLMWAWLWAFKRRWNVVQLPEPLWLRALPLTLSVGLAVRVSDLVCRRKTRIVTYAMENNDPSALLRGIPGGSRGVAFGFVRHLSGWIFDRVALASRGASDCYVAVRLLPEQGGVELFNDLPQECLGEEIGTKLRRVTFLGALEPRKGVLDLLAAWTESGLGRAGWELAMAGAGPLADDVARAAASDSSIVPLGLIGRPEMHELMISTSIVVLPSRRDGRWREQIGLSIVEGLAHGCHIVATPDTGLREWLELHGHGVLPDEFTVADLSTALCDAARNQLNPVKVRASLPPLDGRVQAEDWLCRAVSE